CACATCCAATAGAACGATAAGAGGGAAAATAAGAGACTGAGGAAAATAATAGCAAGTGTGCGGGCTGTACTCTCGAAGGATTTAGCATTGGGAAGATACCGTCTCCAGAACCTATCTCTGTACCCCCATAATAATGCTGGGGGAAGGGCGCAAGCGATCGCGCTAACCCAGGCGGGGGCGATTAAAACGTTGAGGCTTAGTAAGTTCACCTCCAATGAATAAATCACCGCGATCGCACCGAGGCGAAATATCCACCGAGAACCGCACCAGTAGGCTAAGGGAATAAACATCACACCCGCGACTACGGGCATAAATCGTACCATCAGCCGCAGCCAACCTATCTCTCCAATCGCTAAAAATTCGGGTTGTCCTTGTCCCTGAATATATCCAATTGTGATCAAAAGGGCAGAAAGTATGCCTAAGCCAGTTAGCCGCAAGCTATACGCCATCCCCAAGACGCCAACTCCCCAAAGCAGCAGCAATTGATAAGCGGGTCGATTTTGCTGAAAGAGTTGGGATATCAGCGCCATATTTACCCCCAATATCAGCGCCCCTAGCATCAGCAATATTTGTCCTAAACGGCGTTGTCCTCCTTTAGGACGTTGCCACAAAACAAAGCCTGCTGTATTGAATCCAATAAACAGCAGCAGGAGTAACGCTACTTTCAACTCTCGCGACCAAACTTGCCAGTTGGCGGCGAAAAACGCGATCGCGCCTACGCCTAAAAGGATACTGCCGATCAGCAGCAGAATCGAGACAAATTGGTTACGGGAAGCCGTTTCGAGTTCCCCAAATTGATAGCGTTGGGCAAGTTGTTCATAGACAGAGGGATCAATTAACCCCTCACTTTGCCATTGATGTGCTTCTTGACGCAACTGACGACGAAACTTCTGGGAAGGCATATTAGCATTTTAGTCCGGTTCTACCTCTTAAAATGTTGTAACATTTTGAACATTCGAGTCGGTTGGGTAGAGTCAATTCTATGGAAAGGGCGGGTTTTGTACTCCAGTTAGGGTCAATTATCAATGTTAATCCCTAAACCCGCCCCTACAGATATGATCGCGCTATATCAATTCTATGGAAAGGGCGGGTTTTGTATTTCAGTTAGGGTCAATTATCAATGTTAATCCCTAAACCCGCCCCTACAGATATGATCTCGCTATATTAATTCTAGGGAAAGGGCGGGTTTTGTATTTCAGTTAGGGTCAATTATCAATGTTAATCCCTAAACCCGCCCCTACAGATATGATCTCGCTATATTAATTCTAGGGAAAGGGCGGGTTTTGTATTTCAGTTAGGGTCAATTATCAATGTTAATCCCTAAACCCGCCCCTACAGATATGATCTCGCTATATTAATTCTAGGGAAAGGGCGGGTTTTGTATTTCAGTTAGGGTCAATTATCAATGTTAATCCCTAAACCCGCCCCTACAGATATGATCTCGCTCTATCAATTCTAGGGAAAGGGCGGGTTTTGTACTCCAGTTAGGGTCAATTATCAATGTTAATCCCTAAACCCGCCCCTACAGGTATGATCTCGCTATATTAATTCTAGGGAAAGGGCGGGTTTTGTACTCCAGTTAGGGTCAATTATCAATGTTAATCCCTAAACCCGCCCCTACAGATATGATCTCGCTATATTAATTCTAGGGAAAGGGCGGGTTTTGTACTCCA
The nucleotide sequence above comes from Coleofasciculus chthonoplastes PCC 7420. Encoded proteins:
- a CDS encoding DUF2157 domain-containing protein codes for the protein MPSQKFRRQLRQEAHQWQSEGLIDPSVYEQLAQRYQFGELETASRNQFVSILLLIGSILLGVGAIAFFAANWQVWSRELKVALLLLLFIGFNTAGFVLWQRPKGGQRRLGQILLMLGALILGVNMALISQLFQQNRPAYQLLLLWGVGVLGMAYSLRLTGLGILSALLITIGYIQGQGQPEFLAIGEIGWLRLMVRFMPVVAGVMFIPLAYWCGSRWIFRLGAIAVIYSLEVNLLSLNVLIAPAWVSAIACALPPALLWGYRDRFWRRYLPNAKSFESTARTLAIIFLSLLFSLLSFYWMWNVSFMPSANNAFHVPWYILVNLFIFVSITIWEWLHRWRQFNRTTSFVAFMIVISAVIPYWHLRTGSLDIAAVLTFNLMLLVLAIGIIRKGITQAQRRFFWGGLVLLTLQVLSRMVEYNTDLLFKSLVFLLCGCGIIAAGVTFEYYIRAQHSK